A genomic window from Pseudoalteromonas piratica includes:
- a CDS encoding 2Fe-2S iron-sulfur cluster-binding protein codes for MRLFKLNTAIHKWLSLVVVLQLLIWLGTGLYFNLMDHSKASGNELRVHSHHEGKVTDFSLIPIKDIASEAPQEVKLIWVLHQPYYHFVFDRGQHSYQKRHSMLFDAVTGKPFILSEEQVLTMAKNSYLGEEKLTTPVLSQPPFSDHVSQQNPMWQVVVEDENNTTIYLDSVTGQVLRHANDDFRLKALMMKLHFMDYGNSGGFNHWLIIAFAFATLFLSVTGVTWLIQQYRSGLLKLSWASKRKKVAVTFSNENTITDISVVGSSTVLEGLASSHVYLPSSCGGGGTCGKCTFLSSTQLPIRLPDEEHISEEQLKEGYRLGCQHRFSEITSIEVNTDRNIENHELVVVATNFITPFIKEVKFKVKSDKKLAFKAGAYMQFDVPAGMNSLRPDDLPKHYEKYWENYSHGKFSHDGVTRHYSLVNFDEETDELTFNIRWQTAKDGFRAGVGSSYLGSLQVGEMISARGPFSEFYATSNKRVSRVFIGAGSGLAPLRAIIFEQLKKRQYEGDLILIYGARTEDDLLYHDELNSLCEQHDNFSYIPTLSNPSEQWQGRSGYVQRELLSYASQKSKLLSTEFYLCGPEAMMSEVERIITDVGIPSNQIFKDKFNR; via the coding sequence ATGCGACTATTTAAGTTAAATACAGCTATACATAAATGGCTTTCTTTAGTGGTTGTTTTACAGCTCCTTATCTGGTTAGGAACGGGTCTTTATTTCAATCTGATGGATCACAGTAAAGCCAGTGGTAACGAACTTAGAGTTCATTCTCATCATGAAGGTAAGGTTACAGATTTTAGCTTAATTCCTATTAAAGACATTGCTAGTGAAGCACCACAGGAAGTAAAACTTATATGGGTTTTACATCAGCCTTACTATCATTTTGTATTCGATAGGGGACAGCATAGCTACCAAAAACGCCACTCAATGCTATTTGATGCTGTAACAGGAAAACCATTTATTCTGTCTGAAGAACAAGTGCTAACTATGGCAAAAAACTCCTACTTAGGTGAGGAGAAGTTAACTACTCCAGTGTTATCTCAGCCTCCATTTTCTGATCACGTAAGTCAGCAAAACCCTATGTGGCAAGTTGTCGTTGAGGACGAAAATAATACAACTATTTATTTAGATAGTGTTACGGGTCAGGTACTTCGCCATGCCAATGATGATTTCAGATTAAAAGCTTTAATGATGAAGCTTCACTTTATGGACTATGGCAATTCTGGAGGATTTAACCACTGGTTGATCATTGCATTTGCTTTTGCAACGCTATTCCTTTCAGTTACTGGCGTAACTTGGCTGATACAACAGTATCGAAGTGGTTTGCTGAAGCTAAGTTGGGCCAGCAAAAGGAAAAAAGTGGCTGTGACTTTCTCCAATGAAAATACCATTACTGACATTTCAGTAGTAGGTAGCTCAACAGTATTAGAAGGACTAGCAAGTTCACATGTATACCTACCGTCAAGTTGCGGTGGTGGTGGTACATGTGGCAAATGCACTTTTTTAAGTTCAACTCAATTACCTATCAGACTTCCTGATGAGGAACATATATCTGAGGAACAGCTCAAGGAAGGCTATCGGCTAGGTTGTCAGCATAGGTTCTCCGAAATAACCTCGATTGAGGTTAATACAGATCGCAATATTGAAAATCATGAACTGGTTGTTGTTGCGACTAACTTCATTACTCCTTTTATCAAGGAAGTGAAGTTTAAAGTGAAATCAGACAAAAAATTAGCATTCAAAGCTGGTGCATATATGCAATTTGATGTGCCAGCAGGGATGAATAGTTTGCGTCCAGATGACTTGCCTAAGCATTATGAAAAATACTGGGAAAATTATTCTCACGGTAAATTTTCACATGATGGCGTAACTCGTCACTATTCCTTAGTTAACTTTGACGAAGAAACTGATGAGTTAACGTTTAATATCCGCTGGCAAACAGCAAAGGATGGTTTTAGGGCTGGTGTAGGTTCAAGCTATTTAGGTTCACTCCAAGTCGGTGAAATGATTTCTGCAAGAGGTCCGTTTTCTGAGTTTTATGCAACTTCAAATAAAAGGGTGAGTCGCGTCTTCATCGGTGCTGGCTCAGGGCTTGCTCCTTTGAGAGCTATCATTTTTGAGCAGTTGAAGAAACGTCAATATGAAGGTGACTTGATTCTCATCTATGGTGCACGAACTGAAGATGATTTGCTGTACCACGACGAGTTGAACTCATTGTGCGAGCAGCATGATAACTTTTCTTATATTCCAACACTTTCTAATCCTTCTGAGCAATGGCAAGGGCGTTCAGGGTATGTACAGCGAGAACTTCTGTCGTATGCGAGCCAAAAATCAAAACTACTTTCGACAGAGTTCTACTTGTGCGGTCCAGAAGCAATGATGAGTGAAGTGGAACGAATAATTACTGATGTTGGTATACCCAGTAATCAAATTTTCAAAGACAAATTTAATCGTTAA
- a CDS encoding PepSY domain-containing protein produces the protein MLRKARKYHKWLMAFVGIQFLFWSITGVYMVTLDIHYIHGESLAKSEKSKIDLESVNYAIEELTSDYPKASQVLLTQSMGRPHYSFVNGVQGKVAIDAKTGAVQALVDEAKAKEIARYHYALNHEVDKVRLIKTVTDMPAELSSRHLPVWRVTFDQFATPTFYISQQTGAVVAKRHDFWRLFDWMWRFHIMDYDDGENVSNWFLFLVAILGLVAAIAGAVLTYFRVFSANKKEVI, from the coding sequence ATGCTTAGAAAAGCTAGGAAGTACCATAAATGGCTAATGGCATTTGTAGGGATACAATTCCTTTTCTGGTCGATTACTGGTGTGTATATGGTGACTTTGGATATTCACTATATACACGGCGAGTCATTGGCTAAGAGTGAGAAATCCAAAATAGATTTAGAAAGTGTCAACTACGCCATTGAAGAGCTTACTAGTGATTACCCTAAAGCTAGCCAAGTCTTGCTGACTCAAAGCATGGGCCGTCCCCATTATTCTTTTGTTAATGGAGTGCAGGGAAAAGTGGCAATTGATGCTAAAACTGGGGCCGTTCAGGCCCTTGTGGATGAAGCCAAAGCTAAAGAAATAGCGCGATATCACTATGCACTGAATCATGAAGTCGACAAAGTCAGATTGATAAAAACTGTTACAGATATGCCTGCTGAATTGTCATCAAGACACTTACCAGTGTGGAGAGTAACGTTTGATCAATTTGCCACACCTACGTTTTATATAAGTCAACAAACTGGGGCTGTTGTAGCCAAGCGACATGATTTCTGGCGTTTGTTTGATTGGATGTGGCGGTTCCACATTATGGATTACGATGATGGTGAAAATGTATCTAACTGGTTCTTGTTTTTAGTTGCAATTTTGGGGCTTGTGGCAGCTATTGCAGGTGCCGTCTTGACTTATTTTAGAGTGTTCTCTGCAAATAAAAAGGAAGTCATTTGA
- a CDS encoding efflux RND transporter permease subunit yields MIESIIRWSIGNRFFVILATLILIGGGLFSIKNTPVDALPDLSDVQVIIKTNYPGQAPQVVQDQVTYPLTTAMLSVPGAVTVRGYSFFGDSFVYVIFDEDTDLYWARSRVLEYLSQVAPSLPASARPQLGPDATGVGWVYLYSLVDKTGNLDISQLRSIQDWFLKYELQTVPGVSEVAAVGGMVKQYQIQVDPDKLRAYGIPLSHIQMALKRGNQETGASVVEMAEAEYMVTATGYIKSISDIELIPLGVNEQGTPLTIGDVAEVNLGPQMRRGIAELNGEGEVVGGVVVMRFGENAQKTIDGVKAKLEELKKGLPEGVEIVTVYDRSGLIGEAVENLWSKLLEELAVVAIVCVAFLFHLRSSIVAVVTLPIGILASFIIMHMQGINANIMSLGGIAIAIGAMTDGAIVMIENMHKHMEKTPLTDENRWQIVSKAASEVGPALFFSLLIITVSFLPVFILEAQEGRMFSPLAYTKTYAMAASAGLAITLVPVLMGYFIRGKIVSEKKNPLNRLLIAIYMPVLKQVMKFPKSTIVAAILVTIVGFWPVDKIGSEFIPPLDEGDLMYMPTTYPGISIGKAREILQQTDKLIKTVPEVETVFGKVGRAESATDPAPLTMIETFIQLKPQEEWREGVTTESLKAEFDKLVKFPGLTNAWVMPIKTRIDMLATGIKTPVGIKVAGSDLNTIQEIGQQIEQLLPEVTGTASVYSERVAGGRYIKVDISREKASRFGLNIDDVQQVVSTAIGGMNVTQTVEGQERYPVNLRYPQDYRDSPEQLSRLPVVTPNGQRIALGDVAEIKVEVGPPGIKSENARINGWTFIDIEGVDVGTYVESAKEHLAKNLILPAGYSITWAGQYEYMERAKAKLTYVVPLTLAIIVILLYLNFRAFSEVAIIIVTLPMAMIGGLWLMYLEGFNFSVAVGVGFIALAGVAVEIGVIMLVYLNQALAELKEKAKERAELISEDEYQDALLHGAGLRVRPVMMTVATIIIGLMPILYGTGTGSEVMSRIAAPMVGGMTSAVLLTLIVLPAIYSIVKKPEVNAFNKELSNSELKNNA; encoded by the coding sequence ATGATTGAATCAATTATTAGATGGTCGATAGGCAATCGCTTCTTCGTTATCTTAGCTACCTTAATTTTGATTGGTGGTGGGCTATTTTCAATAAAGAATACGCCTGTTGATGCACTACCAGATTTATCTGACGTTCAAGTAATAATTAAAACGAATTACCCCGGTCAGGCACCGCAAGTTGTTCAAGATCAGGTTACTTATCCACTGACAACTGCAATGTTGTCTGTTCCCGGCGCTGTTACTGTTCGTGGCTATTCATTTTTTGGTGACTCATTTGTTTACGTCATCTTTGACGAAGACACTGACTTATATTGGGCAAGGAGCAGAGTACTTGAATATTTAAGTCAAGTAGCCCCTTCGCTACCCGCTAGTGCGCGTCCACAACTAGGGCCAGATGCGACAGGTGTTGGCTGGGTTTACCTATATTCTCTTGTAGATAAAACGGGCAACTTGGATATTAGCCAATTGCGTAGTATTCAAGATTGGTTCTTAAAATATGAATTGCAAACTGTCCCCGGAGTGTCAGAGGTTGCTGCCGTTGGTGGAATGGTTAAACAATATCAAATACAAGTCGATCCCGATAAGTTAAGAGCCTACGGTATACCACTTAGTCACATTCAAATGGCCCTTAAGCGTGGTAACCAAGAAACAGGTGCCTCTGTTGTTGAAATGGCTGAAGCAGAGTACATGGTTACCGCTACTGGCTATATCAAAAGTATTTCAGATATAGAGTTGATCCCTCTCGGAGTGAACGAACAAGGAACGCCACTTACTATTGGCGATGTGGCAGAAGTCAACCTAGGTCCACAAATGAGACGGGGCATCGCTGAACTTAATGGTGAAGGAGAAGTTGTTGGTGGTGTGGTTGTTATGCGCTTTGGTGAAAACGCACAAAAAACTATTGATGGAGTAAAAGCCAAATTAGAAGAGTTAAAAAAAGGTTTACCCGAAGGAGTTGAAATAGTTACGGTTTATGATCGCTCTGGCTTAATAGGAGAGGCCGTAGAAAACCTATGGAGTAAATTGCTCGAAGAGCTTGCTGTCGTCGCGATTGTATGTGTTGCATTTCTGTTTCATTTGCGATCTTCGATTGTTGCAGTTGTCACTCTACCTATTGGCATCTTAGCTTCATTTATCATCATGCATATGCAAGGTATCAATGCGAATATTATGTCATTAGGTGGTATCGCTATTGCAATTGGTGCGATGACAGATGGCGCTATAGTGATGATTGAAAATATGCATAAGCATATGGAAAAGACACCGCTAACAGATGAAAATCGTTGGCAAATAGTCTCAAAGGCGGCAAGTGAAGTCGGTCCTGCATTATTCTTTAGTTTGCTCATCATTACAGTCTCATTCTTGCCAGTGTTTATCTTAGAAGCGCAAGAAGGAAGGATGTTTTCACCTTTAGCTTATACAAAAACATATGCAATGGCTGCATCAGCAGGCTTAGCGATAACATTGGTGCCTGTATTAATGGGGTACTTTATTCGAGGCAAAATTGTTTCAGAAAAGAAAAATCCGTTAAACCGATTGCTAATTGCTATTTACATGCCTGTTTTAAAGCAAGTAATGAAGTTTCCAAAATCGACAATTGTAGCAGCAATATTAGTGACTATCGTCGGTTTTTGGCCTGTTGATAAGATTGGTAGCGAGTTTATTCCTCCTCTAGATGAAGGAGATTTAATGTACATGCCGACTACATATCCGGGGATCTCTATTGGTAAGGCAAGAGAGATTCTACAGCAAACCGACAAGCTAATTAAAACAGTGCCTGAAGTTGAAACTGTATTTGGTAAGGTCGGAAGAGCTGAATCTGCAACTGACCCTGCACCGTTAACTATGATTGAAACCTTCATTCAGTTGAAGCCTCAAGAAGAGTGGCGTGAGGGAGTGACAACAGAATCTTTAAAAGCTGAGTTTGATAAGTTGGTTAAGTTTCCGGGCTTAACTAACGCTTGGGTTATGCCAATCAAAACTCGTATTGACATGTTAGCAACGGGTATCAAAACGCCAGTAGGGATTAAAGTAGCAGGATCTGATTTAAATACGATTCAAGAGATTGGACAACAAATAGAGCAATTGTTACCTGAGGTGACCGGGACCGCTTCAGTTTATTCTGAACGAGTTGCAGGTGGACGATATATAAAAGTTGATATTTCTCGTGAGAAAGCAAGTCGTTTTGGATTAAACATCGATGACGTACAACAAGTAGTTTCAACTGCTATTGGTGGGATGAATGTCACTCAAACAGTAGAAGGTCAAGAGCGTTATCCTGTCAACTTGCGATACCCACAAGATTATCGTGACTCTCCAGAGCAGTTGTCGCGCTTGCCTGTTGTCACTCCAAATGGACAACGCATCGCACTAGGTGACGTAGCTGAAATAAAAGTAGAAGTAGGCCCTCCGGGGATCAAGAGTGAAAATGCACGTATTAATGGTTGGACGTTCATTGATATAGAGGGCGTTGACGTAGGTACTTATGTTGAAAGTGCAAAAGAGCATTTAGCTAAAAATCTTATATTACCAGCAGGTTATTCGATTACTTGGGCTGGTCAATACGAATATATGGAAAGAGCCAAAGCCAAGCTTACTTACGTTGTTCCATTGACGCTCGCCATTATTGTTATTTTGCTTTATTTGAACTTCAGAGCGTTTAGCGAAGTTGCGATCATCATTGTGACTTTACCGATGGCAATGATCGGTGGGTTATGGTTGATGTATTTAGAAGGGTTCAACTTCTCTGTAGCAGTTGGTGTAGGCTTTATTGCTCTGGCTGGAGTAGCTGTTGAGATTGGCGTAATAATGTTGGTATATCTCAATCAGGCGCTCGCTGAACTTAAGGAAAAAGCGAAAGAGCGAGCAGAACTCATCTCAGAAGATGAATATCAAGATGCCTTATTGCACGGTGCTGGATTACGTGTTCGTCCTGTAATGATGACAGTAGCGACAATCATTATCGGCCTAATGCCTATTTTATATGGTACAGGAACAGGCTCTGAGGTAATGAGTCGTATTGCTGCACCAATGGTAGGTGGGATGACAAGTGCAGTCCTGCTAACTCTAATTGTTTTACCCGCGATTTATTCAATCGTTAAAAAGCCCGAAGTAAACGCCTTTAACAAGGAACTTTCTAACTCGGAGCTAAAAAACAATGCTTAG
- a CDS encoding efflux RND transporter periplasmic adaptor subunit: MSTNTKTAIAIIIGAALGAGALSLYQGSGSSSNGNEATSGEKKPLYWVAPMDSNYRRDKPGKSPMGMDLIPVYEDGASGDDFGPGAVKIAPHVVNNLGVRTAPVELKNMHTEISTVGYVQYDEDKLIHIHPRVDGWIEKLYVKAAGNPVEKGQPLYTLYSPQLVNAQEELLIALKRNNSSLITAAKERLKALQLSEGFIQKLEKTRKVEQTTTFYSPQAGVIDGLKVREGFYVKPGNTLLSIGKLDQVWVEAEVFERDAALIKEGLPVSMTLDYLPGEDWAGVVDYVYPTLNSKTRTLRVRLKFDNTDYQLKPNMFAQVSIHANQADNTILVPREAVIRTGKQDRVVLALGEGQFKSIEVTIGRVDSNNIEILDGLNEDDVVVTSAQFLIDSESSKSSDFKRMTHDEVPNSVWMQGDVNSVMAGHRMVNISHGPAEAWDWPEMVMDFTVAEKVDIDSLKSGQSLHFEVSKTEDGGYEITGVHIMNESADMSEEVSFATVSGLINTIDTDTRILNISRGPIDKWDRPAATMDFIVEDNIEIVDFNVGDNVIFTFEVKDNLVITEISLESDEQHKHEPKSAVDHSNH, translated from the coding sequence ATGTCAACGAATACTAAAACAGCTATTGCCATCATTATTGGGGCAGCATTAGGGGCAGGAGCATTAAGTTTATATCAAGGTTCAGGTTCAAGCAGTAATGGCAATGAGGCAACATCAGGAGAGAAAAAACCGCTGTATTGGGTTGCACCGATGGATTCAAATTACCGCCGGGACAAGCCCGGTAAGTCGCCTATGGGTATGGATTTGATTCCTGTTTATGAGGACGGTGCATCTGGTGATGACTTTGGTCCCGGAGCAGTAAAAATAGCACCTCATGTAGTGAACAATTTAGGAGTTCGTACAGCACCAGTTGAACTTAAAAACATGCATACTGAAATATCGACTGTAGGTTACGTTCAATATGATGAAGATAAGCTAATTCATATCCATCCGCGTGTTGATGGTTGGATTGAAAAACTCTATGTCAAAGCTGCTGGTAATCCTGTAGAAAAAGGTCAGCCTCTTTACACACTGTATTCTCCTCAATTGGTTAATGCTCAAGAAGAACTTTTGATAGCTTTAAAGCGCAATAATAGTTCCTTAATTACGGCAGCCAAAGAGCGCCTTAAGGCGTTACAGCTTTCGGAAGGCTTTATTCAAAAGCTGGAAAAGACACGAAAGGTTGAGCAAACTACCACTTTTTATTCGCCACAGGCTGGAGTAATTGATGGCTTGAAAGTAAGAGAAGGCTTCTACGTTAAGCCCGGAAATACCTTGTTAAGTATTGGCAAGCTTGACCAAGTTTGGGTTGAAGCAGAAGTTTTTGAACGTGATGCGGCTTTGATTAAAGAAGGGTTGCCAGTATCAATGACTCTGGATTATTTACCGGGTGAGGACTGGGCTGGTGTTGTTGATTATGTCTATCCAACGTTGAACAGCAAAACTCGTACTCTTAGAGTGCGATTGAAATTCGACAACACAGATTACCAGCTAAAACCAAACATGTTTGCACAAGTCTCTATTCACGCTAATCAAGCTGATAACACCATACTCGTGCCTAGAGAAGCCGTTATTAGGACAGGTAAACAAGATAGGGTAGTACTTGCTTTAGGTGAAGGGCAGTTTAAATCAATTGAAGTAACCATCGGTCGGGTTGATAGCAACAATATCGAAATTTTAGACGGGCTTAATGAAGATGATGTTGTGGTGACATCAGCTCAATTCTTGATTGATTCTGAATCAAGTAAAAGCTCTGACTTTAAACGAATGACTCATGATGAAGTACCTAACTCTGTTTGGATGCAAGGTGATGTTAATAGTGTCATGGCTGGGCACCGCATGGTTAATATCAGTCACGGCCCTGCTGAAGCTTGGGATTGGCCTGAGATGGTTATGGATTTTACTGTAGCTGAAAAAGTCGATATTGACTCATTAAAGTCTGGTCAATCTTTGCACTTTGAGGTGAGTAAAACCGAAGATGGTGGATATGAAATTACTGGAGTTCATATCATGAATGAGTCTGCTGATATGAGTGAAGAAGTATCTTTTGCAACAGTATCAGGTCTAATCAATACGATTGATACTGATACACGGATTCTAAATATTAGCCGAGGCCCAATAGATAAATGGGATAGACCTGCTGCGACGATGGATTTTATCGTCGAGGACAACATAGAAATAGTTGATTTCAACGTTGGAGATAACGTCATTTTTACTTTTGAGGTGAAAGATAATTTGGTTATCACTGAAATTTCTCTTGAATCAGATGAGCAACATAAGCATGAACCAAAAAGTGCTGTTGACCATTCAAACCATTAA
- a CDS encoding TolC family protein, with the protein MKLNASNLTSLSTALILGLSVFSAQAEKVVSLEQAITLAQENDPWLHGSRLKQSAVENRSIASGTLPDPKVSLGIMNLPTDTWDLDQEGMTQLKVGVSQMFPRGDSLEIKQDQLKIESTKFPLLRENRKAKLKSQVSQLWLDAYLAQQTIKLIESDWALFEQMAEVAKASYSNVVGKTRQQDVIRAQLEIVQLDDRLTSQKQKLETTIARLNEWLHIYDSARLNESFNFDAQPLEFSVSKELPSIRLKNPTVLKASNYSRNRLAQELANHPAILAIDVKRKASEKGVELAKQQYEPQWGVNASYAYRDNMPSGDNRADLFSVGVTFDLPLFTENRQDKQVAASIAESEAVKTEKLLLTKQMISALEKELRQLKRLSDRQSIYQDQLLKQTHDQAEASLTAYTNDDGDFAEVVRARIAELNARISALRIDVDALKTVARINYFFAHSQSKSNAEHKPMHTSHKTNQHLSNQQFGEK; encoded by the coding sequence ATGAAATTGAACGCTTCAAACCTTACTTCACTTTCAACTGCACTAATACTCGGATTATCCGTATTCTCAGCTCAAGCTGAGAAAGTGGTGTCACTCGAACAAGCTATCACTTTAGCTCAGGAAAATGATCCTTGGCTTCATGGTAGCCGATTGAAACAAAGTGCGGTTGAAAATAGAAGTATCGCTTCAGGTACTTTGCCTGATCCGAAAGTATCTCTAGGGATAATGAATTTACCAACAGATACTTGGGATTTAGATCAGGAAGGAATGACTCAGCTAAAGGTTGGCGTCTCTCAAATGTTTCCGAGAGGAGATAGCCTAGAGATCAAACAAGACCAGTTAAAAATTGAATCCACGAAATTTCCACTGTTACGCGAGAATCGTAAAGCGAAGTTGAAAAGCCAAGTGTCACAGCTTTGGTTAGATGCCTACTTAGCCCAACAAACCATTAAATTGATTGAATCGGATTGGGCGCTTTTTGAGCAGATGGCGGAGGTGGCTAAAGCTAGCTACTCAAACGTTGTTGGTAAAACCAGACAGCAAGATGTTATTCGTGCTCAGTTGGAAATCGTGCAGTTAGATGACAGATTAACTTCGCAAAAGCAGAAACTAGAAACGACAATCGCTCGTCTTAATGAGTGGCTTCATATTTACGATTCTGCTCGCTTAAATGAATCATTCAACTTTGATGCACAACCACTAGAGTTTAGCGTTTCAAAAGAATTGCCTTCGATTCGATTAAAGAATCCAACCGTTCTTAAAGCATCTAATTACTCACGAAATCGATTGGCTCAGGAACTTGCGAATCATCCAGCAATACTTGCAATTGATGTGAAACGCAAAGCTTCAGAAAAAGGTGTTGAATTAGCTAAACAGCAATATGAGCCGCAATGGGGTGTCAATGCAAGCTATGCCTATCGTGACAATATGCCTTCTGGTGATAACCGAGCTGACTTATTTTCTGTTGGGGTAACGTTTGACTTACCGTTGTTCACAGAAAATAGGCAAGATAAGCAAGTTGCAGCTTCTATTGCTGAATCAGAAGCTGTTAAAACCGAGAAGTTATTGCTGACAAAACAAATGATCAGTGCGTTGGAAAAGGAGCTTAGACAGCTTAAACGCTTATCTGACAGACAATCTATCTATCAAGACCAACTCCTTAAACAAACTCATGACCAAGCGGAAGCGTCTTTGACGGCCTACACCAACGATGATGGTGATTTTGCCGAAGTTGTTCGTGCAAGAATCGCAGAATTAAACGCCAGAATATCAGCCTTAAGAATTGATGTTGATGCACTTAAAACAGTTGCTCGCATCAACTATTTCTTTGCGCATTCTCAATCTAAATCAAATGCTGAACATAAGCCAATGCACACTTCGCACAAAACTAATCAGCACTTATCCAATCAGCAATTTGGAGAAAAATAA
- a CDS encoding DUF411 domain-containing protein → MINKYLKIAVVMLLSPAFANANEHKHTHNNDVTPLELIVYKTPTCGCCKKWITHIEDKGNVAHSKDFRNIGNIKTKYGIKPNYRSCHTAVSRNGFAFEGHVPAKFIQQFLSEEHPNAIGLSVPAMPVGSPGMEVGDRFMPYNVLILFKDGTSEVYAKVKAYEEQF, encoded by the coding sequence ATGATCAATAAGTATTTAAAAATAGCAGTTGTAATGCTGCTTTCACCTGCGTTTGCAAACGCTAATGAACATAAACATACACACAATAACGACGTAACACCTTTGGAGTTAATCGTTTATAAAACCCCTACTTGTGGGTGTTGTAAAAAATGGATAACTCATATTGAAGACAAAGGGAACGTTGCGCATTCCAAAGATTTCCGAAACATCGGCAATATCAAAACTAAGTATGGTATTAAGCCTAATTACCGCTCCTGTCACACGGCAGTGAGCAGAAATGGATTTGCCTTTGAAGGTCATGTGCCTGCTAAATTTATTCAGCAGTTCTTATCAGAAGAGCACCCGAATGCGATTGGGCTTTCAGTTCCAGCAATGCCAGTTGGCTCTCCCGGTATGGAAGTCGGTGACCGCTTTATGCCATACAACGTGTTAATTCTATTTAAAGATGGAACGAGCGAAGTCTATGCAAAAGTTAAGGCATACGAGGAGCAATTCTAA